One part of the Gadus macrocephalus chromosome 8, ASM3116895v1 genome encodes these proteins:
- the LOC132463555 gene encoding putative nuclease HARBI1, with product MAALALLEDIANGQIRRECIFREREDLLANDDDWLMSRFSFPRPVLLELCAELRPALERHTARSQGLSVPTQVLTTLGFLATGAFQRELADRSGVCQSTLSRAMPAVWDGIIRMSSRYIKFPYNAVEQAHIKAQFAATAGFPNVIGAVDCTHIAIKAPSQDEFVYVNRKHFHSINVQVICDAQMQLLNIVARWPGSTHDSFILTNSMVRNRLEAGTVRDGWLLGDRGYPLRTWLMTPLTNPNTDQERRYNDLHSRTRIIVERAIGLLKGRWRCLDRSGGMLLYRPEKVCPIVMACGVLHNVAHRHGIPLPEQHNPPLEEPDAGPVNCNPPRGAIRARQNVISSM from the exons atggctgcgttagcgttgttagaggacatcgcaaatggtcaaatccgaagggAATGTATATTTAGGGAACGCGAGGACTTACTCGCAAATGATGATGATTGGCTCATGAGCCGATTTAGTTTCCCCAGGCCAGTATTACTGGAGCTGTGCGCAGAGCTGCGGCCGGCCCTAGAGCGCCACACAGCCAGGAGCCAGGGGTTGTCCGTGCCCACACAGGTGCTGACCACGCTGGGGTTCCTGGCAACAGGGGCCTTCCAGCGGGAGCTGGCCGATCGGTCAGGAGTGTGCCAGTCCACCCTGAGCCGAGCCATGCCAGCTGTGTGGGACGGAATCATCCGAATGTCATCCAGGTACATCAAATTCCCATACAATGCTGTTGAACAGGCCCACATTAAAGCGCAATTTGCAGCAACAGCCGGTTTCCCTAATGTAATCGGAGCTGTTGACTGCACACATATTGCCATAAAAGCGCCATCACAGGATGAATTTGTTTACGTCAACAGGAAACACTTTCATTCTATCAATGTCCAAGTCATATGTGATGCGCAAATGCAGCTTCTTAACATTGTGGCAAGGTGGCCTGGTTCAACGCACGATTCATTCATTCTGACCAACAGCATGGTTAGGAACAGGCTGGAGGCTGGCACTGTGCGCGATGGGTGGCTTCTGG GGGACCGTGGCTACCCCCTAAGAACGTGGCTGATGACCCCTCTTACAAACCCCAACACCGACCAAGAGAGGAGGTATAATGACCTCCATTCCCGGACGAGAATAATTGTGGAGAGGGCAATCGGCCTGCTGAAGGGACGGTGGCGATGCCTGGACAGGTCGGGGGGGATGCTACTGTACAGACCTGAGAAGGTGTGCCCCATTGTGATGGCCTGTGGCGTCCTCCACAATGTGGCACACCGCCATGGCATACCACTGCCAGAGCAGCACAACCCCCCACTGGAGGAACCGGATGCCGGACCCGTCAACTGCAACCCACCCCGAGGAGCCATACGGGCCCGGCAGAATGTGATTTCAAGCATGTAA